The following are from one region of the Mauremys reevesii isolate NIE-2019 linkage group 2, ASM1616193v1, whole genome shotgun sequence genome:
- the ZHX1 gene encoding zinc fingers and homeoboxes protein 1 codes for MASKRKSTTPCMVLASEQDPDLEMISDLDEGPPLLTPAENATAESISSDEDIQEYMDSDNQQNKKVEGGYECKYCTFQTPDLNMFTFHVDSEHPNVVLNSSYVCVECNFLTKRYDALSEHNLKYHPGEENFKLTMVKRNNQTIFEQTVNDLTFDGSFVKEENAEQSNTSEIPSSGISISKTPIMKMKNKTETKRIAVFHNVAEDIPGEEKETENEPDCEEVVENPQSAVSESKMNNPAACNAADTTSTVMTPAPVIQPGVAQVITAVTAPQNSNLIPKVLIPVNSIPTYNTSLDNNALLLNTYNKFPYPTMSEITVLSAQAKYTEEQIKIWFSAQRLKHGVSWTPEEVEEARRKQFNGTVHTVPQTITVIPAHISAAGNGLPSILQTCQIVGQPGLVLTQVAGTNTLPVTAPIALTVAGVPNQTQLQKSQIHTAQPVAETKQVAAIPAPQLIKHETTLVNPDSFGIRAKKTKEQLAELKVSYLKNQFPHDSEIIRLMKITGLTKGEIKKWFSDTRYNQRNSKNNHGIHLNNDSSTTIIIDSSDETNESPTVVTPQHKQSWNAFPDFTPQKFKEKTAEQLHNLQASFLNNPVLTDEELNRLRAQTKLTRREINAWFTERKKTNALKEEEVDLKESNASSSKDEAGETSQGEGSVWLRSGGSASKVGKKSPEQLHMLKSSFVRTQWPSPQEYDKLAEETGLPRSDIVSWFGDTRYAWKNGGLKWYYYYQGSSGNCMNGQAFVRRRGRGRPKGRGRGRPRGRPRGSKRINNWDRGSSIKFKTGTAILKDYYMKHKFLNEQDLDELVARSHMGYEQVREWFAERQRRSELGIELFEENEDEEEMLDDQEEEEETDDSDTWEPPRHVKRKLSKSD; via the coding sequence ATGGCAAGTAAACGAAAATCAACTACCCCGTGCATGGTCCTAGCAAGTGAGCAGGATCCAGACTTAGAAATGATATCAGATTTGGATGAAGGACCTCCTCTACTTACACCGGCAGAGAATGCTACAGCTGAGAGTATATCAAGTGATGAAGACATTCAAGAATATATGGATTCAGACAATCAGCAAAATAAAAAAGTTGAAGGTGGCTATGAATGTAAATACTGTACATTTCAGACACCAGATCTAAATATGTTTACTTTTCATGTTGATTCAGAACACCCTAATGTAGTATTAAATTCATCCTATGTCTGCGTGGAATGCAATTTTCTTACCAAAAGGTATGATGCTCTTTCAGAGCACAATCTGAAGTACCATCCCGGAGAAGAGAATTTTAAACTGACAATGGTGAAACGTAATAATCAGACAATCTTTGAGCAAACCGTGAACGATCTCACTTTTGATGGGAGTTTTGTGAAAGAGGAGAATGCTGAGCAATCCAACACCTCAGAGATCCCCTCATCAGGAATCTCAATTAGCAAAACCCCtattatgaaaatgaaaaacaaaactgagACTAAACGAATTGCTGTTTTCCACAATGTAGCTGAAGACATTCCTGGTGaagaaaaggaaactgaaaatGAGCCAGACTGTGAGGAAGTAGTCGAAAACCCACAATCAGCAGTTTCCGAGTCCAAAATGAACAATCCAGCTGCTTGCAATGCAGCAGATACAACTAGCACCGTAATGACTCCAGCGCCAGTGATTCAACCTGGGGTGGCACAGGTAATAACTGCAGTCACAGCTCCACAGAACTCTAACTTGATTCCAAAAGTCTTAATACCTGTAAACAGCATTCCAACCTACAACACTTCTTTGGATAACAATGCTCTTCTGCTCAACACCTATAACAAATTTCCCTATCCAACCATGTCAGAAATTACCGTTCTCTCTGCTCAAGCTAAGTATACCGAGGAACAGATTAAAATATGGTTTTCTGCCCAACGTCTGAAACATGGTGTGAGCTGGACGCCAGAGGAAGTGGAAGAAGCGAGGAGGAAGCAATTTAATGGCACTGTGCATACTGTACCACAGACAATTACCGTTATTCCAGCGCACATTTCAGCAGCTGGCAATGGTTTGCCATCCATCTTGCAGACATGCCAAATAGTTGGTCAGCCAGGTCTTGTCCTCACTCAAGTCGCAGGTACAAACACTTTGCCAGTAACAGCCCCTATAGCTCTGACagtagcaggagtcccaaatcaGACACAGTTACAGAAGAGCCAGATCCATACCGCCCAGCCTGTTGCAGAAACCAAGCAAGTAGCTGCCATTCCAGCCCCTCAGCTTATCAAACACGAAACCACATTAGTAAATCCGGATTCATTCGGCATCCGTGCAAAGAAGACGAAAGAACAGTTGGCAGAATTAAAAGTCAGCTACCTTAAAAATCAGTTCCCTCATGATTCAGAGATTATTAGGCTAATGAAAATAACGGGCCTGACCAAAGGAGAAATCAAAAAGTGGTTCAGTGATACACGATACAACCAGAGAAACTCAAAAAATAATCATGGCATTCATCTCAACAACGATTCTTCCACCACCATTATTATTGATTCAAGTGATGAAACAAATGAGTCCCCAACAGTAGTCACACCACAGCATAAGCAATCGTGGAATGCTTTCCCTGATTTCACCCCACAGAAATTCAAAGAAAAGACCGCTGAACAGTTGCACAACCTCCAAGCAAGTTTTCTCAATAACCCTGTCCTGACAGACGAAGAGCTGAATAGGTTAAGGGCACAGACTAAACTGACCAGAAGAGAGATCAATGCCTGGTttacagagagaaagaaaacaaatgcttTAAAGGAAGAAGAAGTTGACTTAAAAGAGAGCAATGCAAGCAGCTCAAAAGATGAGGCTGGAGAAACTTCTCAAGGAGAGGGATCTGTATGGCTAAGATCAGGGGGTTCTGCAAGCAAGGTGGGTAAAAAGTCACCAGAGCAGTTACATATGCTTAAAAGTTCATTTGTCCGTACTCAGTGGCCATCCCCACAAGAATACGACAAACTGGCAGAAGAAACTGGCCTTCCAAGATCAGACATTGTTAGCTGGTTTGGAGATACTCGCTATGCCTGGAAAAATGGTGGTTTGAAATGGTACTATTACTACCAGGGTTCCAGTGGGAATTGTATGAATGGTCAAGCCTTTGTcagaaggagggggagagggagaccgaaaggaaggggaagaggaaggcCTCGTGGGCGGCCTCGGGGAAGCAAAAGGATAAACAACTGGGACAGAGGATCCTCCATCAAATTCAAAACTGGAACAGCAATCCTTAAGGATTATTATATGAAGCATAAATTCCTCAACGAGCAAGACCTTGATGAACTTGTAGCCAGATCTCACATGGGATATGAGCAGGTCAGAGAGTGGTTTGCAGAAAGGCAAAGAAGATCAGAGCTAGGCATAGAGCTGTTTGAGGAGAATGAGGATGAAGAAGAAATGCTGGATgatcaggaagaggaggaagaaacgGATGATAGTGACACTTGGGAACCCCCCCGACATGTTAAGCGTAAACTCTCGAAATCAGATTGA